A part of Oryctolagus cuniculus chromosome 15, mOryCun1.1, whole genome shotgun sequence genomic DNA contains:
- the LOC103351319 gene encoding USP6 N-terminal-like protein isoform X1, whose amino-acid sequence MDSRWRLDMDALRSGRAQERAGIILKYEQGPRKGPQFHLGEEDDESGALVPDKLGFLCKQKPPRHGCLAVQWRKHQEGRRLQKWNKMLRNFTKYRSSEKFHRRIEKGIPAQVRGKVWAMMLSVDTLKAQNPGKFEEMKERARLCSDQVQQIDEEVARTFRSHIMFRERYGAKQRSLFEVLLAYSMYNPELGYSQGLSHVAALLLMWLSEEDAFWALVQLMGDSQHAMHDFYTPDSPKLEQFQHQLGAIMRRVLPSLEKHLEKEGVCLEDYTAHWYIQCFLDGVPFPLALRMFDIYILEGAHVLTGMVYTVLKVHRKRLLKMSRDHIREFLQVTLKQAWSLSEDAVIRQLRASMRELGKLQCLLPPEEKPTEDGSQTLQVPPGSQERAPPPVSIKTIVERKVCHPAAAAPQEPAEASASVPGETGPLGFAVQAETKQHTKEEKGSRGESTTQRHGQGSSMGASGSGGAAHLSGPQCSWLDEPGPLRRWTSLTKLNVTFQDDSDSEDEEYYSGLEQQEEDQEEEEEEEDRAAECPASPWPKLLRDLRFVLPETIFEEDEEGGCEEGASPEPSSPALSVKSSESLRGLGLSAPQSLQSRGDLSRWAGLPNLSPPVKGANFWPLELGGQQGLRAPPPPASEPLDPGPMQAVPALGAGLKTPCLHGSPMHSGDRLEPAGASSALGDQAHVPSLARGLLAAHSMEELDVCGHLDGKNSPPGVQLRRARSLACLSTAASPMDKAPLWSSSPPS is encoded by the exons CCCCAGTTTCACCTGGGAGAAGAGGACGACGAGAGTGGAGCCCTCGTCCCAGACAAACTTGGCTTCCTGTG TAAGCAGAAGCCGCCCAGGCATGGATGCCTGGCAGTGCAATGG CGTAAACATCAAGAGGGCCGCCGACTGCAAAAATGGAACAAGATGCTGCGAAATTTCACCAAGTACCGCAGCAGTGAAAAG ttcCACCGGAGAATTGAGAAAGGCATCCCCGCCCAGGTGCGCGGCAAGGTGTGGGCCATGATGCTCTCCGTGGATACCCTGAAGGCCCAGAACCCTGGCAAATTTGAG gagatgaAGGAACGGGCCAGGTTGTGCTCAGATCAAGTCCAACAGATCGATGAAGAGGTAGCACGCACGTTCAGAAGTCACATCATGTTTCGAGAGCGATACGGAGCTAa aCAACGCTCCTTATTTGAGGTGCTCCTCGCATACTCGATGTACAACCCC GAATTGGGCTACAGCCAGGGCCTAAGCCACGTGGCAGCCCTGCTGCTGATGTGGCTGAGTGAAGAGGATGCTTTCTGGGCCCTAGTCCAGCTCATGGGGGACAGCCAGCACGCGATGCATG ATTTCTACACACCAGACTCCCCAAAACTGGAGCAATTCCAGCACCAACTGGGAGCTATCATGCGTCgcgtgctcccctccctggagaaacacctg gagaaggagggtgtgtgCCTGGAGGACTACACCGCACACTGGTacatccagtgcttcctggatggG GTGCCGTTCCCCCTGGCACTTCGGATGTTCGACATTTACATCCTTGAGGGCGCGCACGTACTCACCGGCATGGTGTACACCGTCCTCAAGGTCCACCGAA AGCGCCTGCTGAAGATGTCCAGGGACCACATCCGggagttcctgcaggtgaccctgaagCAGGCCTGGTCACTGAGCGAGGATGCGGTCATCAGGCAGCTGCGGGCCTCCATGcgtgagctggggaagctccagtgcctcctgcctcccgaag AAAAGCCAACCGAAGATGGCAGCCAGACCCTGCAGGTGCCACCTGGCTCTCAGGAGCGCGCTCCCCCACCAGTGTCCATCAAGACCATCGTTGAGCGCAAAGTCTGTCaccctgctgctgcagctccccAGGAGCCAGCGGAGGCTTCAGCTTCTGTCCCCGGGGAGACCGGTCCTCTCGGATTTGCTGTCCAGGCGGAAACCAAGCAACACACCAAGGAGGAGAAGGGCAGTCGTGGCGAGAGCACCACCCAGCGCCACGGCCAGGGCTCCTCCATGGGGGCCTCAGGGTCAGGGGGCGCCGCCCACCTCTCGGGCCCACAGTGCTCCTGGCTGGACGAGCCAGGCCCCCTCCGGCGCTGGACTTCCCTGACCAAACTCAACGTGACCTTCCAAGATGACTCCGACTCTGAGGACGAGGAGTACTACAGCGGcctggagcagcaggaagaagaccaagaggaggaggaagaggaggaagaccgGGCTGCTGAGTGTCCTGCGTCTCCCTGGCCAAAGCTGCTGCGGGACCTGAGATTCGTCCTGCCCGAGACAATTTTTGAAGAGGACGAGGAGGGAGGCTGTGAAGAGGGTGCCTCCCCAGAGCCCTcgtccccagccctgtctgtgaaGTCCTCAGAGTCTCTGCGTGGCCTGGGCCTCTCGGCCCCACAGAGCTTGCAGAGCAGGGGAGACCTGTCCCGATGGGCGGGCCTCCCAAATCTCAGCCCGCCTGTCAAAGGCGCTAATTTCTGGCCCCTGGAGCTGGGTGGCCAGCAGGgtctcagggcccctcccccacctgcctcagAGCCCCTGGATCCCGGGCCCATGCAGGCTGTAccagccctgggagcagggctgaagACACCCTGCCTGCATGGGAGCCCCATGCACTCTGGGGACAGgctggagcctgcaggagccagctcTGCACTGGGAGACCAGGCGCATGTGCCCAGCCTGGCTCGAGGCCTCCTTGCTGCCCACTCCATGGAGGAGCTGGATGTGTGTGGGCACCTGGATGGGAAGAACAGCCCACCAGGTGTCCAGCTCAGACGGGCCAGAAGCTTAGCCTGTCTAAGCACAGCGGCCTCCCCGATGgacaaggctcctctctggagctcctctccCCCATCCTGA
- the LOC103351319 gene encoding USP6 N-terminal-like protein isoform X2 — protein sequence MDTRRRLDMDALRSGRAQERAGIILKYEQGPRKGPQFHLGEEDDESGALVPDKLGFLCKQKPPRHGCLAVQWRKHQEGRRLQKWNKMLRNFTKYRSSEKFHRRIEKGIPAQVRGKVWAMMLSVDTLKAQNPGKFEEMKERARLCSDQVQQIDEEVARTFRSHIMFRERYGAKQRSLFEVLLAYSMYNPELGYSQGLSHVAALLLMWLSEEDAFWALVQLMGDSQHAMHDFYTPDSPKLEQFQHQLGAIMRRVLPSLEKHLEKEGVCLEDYTAHWYIQCFLDGVPFPLALRMFDIYILEGAHVLTGMVYTVLKVHRKRLLKMSRDHIREFLQVTLKQAWSLSEDAVIRQLRASMRELGKLQCLLPPEEKPTEDGSQTLQVPPGSQERAPPPVSIKTIVERKVCHPAAAAPQEPAEASASVPGETGPLGFAVQAETKQHTKEEKGSRGESTTQRHGQGSSMGASGSGGAAHLSGPQCSWLDEPGPLRRWTSLTKLNVTFQDDSDSEDEEYYSGLEQQEEDQEEEEEEEDRAAECPASPWPKLLRDLRFVLPETIFEEDEEGGCEEGASPEPSSPALSVKSSESLRGLGLSAPQSLQSRGDLSRWAGLPNLSPPVKGANFWPLELGGQQGLRAPPPPASEPLDPGPMQAVPALGAGLKTPCLHGSPMHSGDRLEPAGASSALGDQAHVPSLARGLLAAHSMEELDVCGHLDGKNSPPGVQLRRARSLACLSTAASPMDKAPLWSSSPPS from the exons CCCCAGTTTCACCTGGGAGAAGAGGACGACGAGAGTGGAGCCCTCGTCCCAGACAAACTTGGCTTCCTGTG TAAGCAGAAGCCGCCCAGGCATGGATGCCTGGCAGTGCAATGG CGTAAACATCAAGAGGGCCGCCGACTGCAAAAATGGAACAAGATGCTGCGAAATTTCACCAAGTACCGCAGCAGTGAAAAG ttcCACCGGAGAATTGAGAAAGGCATCCCCGCCCAGGTGCGCGGCAAGGTGTGGGCCATGATGCTCTCCGTGGATACCCTGAAGGCCCAGAACCCTGGCAAATTTGAG gagatgaAGGAACGGGCCAGGTTGTGCTCAGATCAAGTCCAACAGATCGATGAAGAGGTAGCACGCACGTTCAGAAGTCACATCATGTTTCGAGAGCGATACGGAGCTAa aCAACGCTCCTTATTTGAGGTGCTCCTCGCATACTCGATGTACAACCCC GAATTGGGCTACAGCCAGGGCCTAAGCCACGTGGCAGCCCTGCTGCTGATGTGGCTGAGTGAAGAGGATGCTTTCTGGGCCCTAGTCCAGCTCATGGGGGACAGCCAGCACGCGATGCATG ATTTCTACACACCAGACTCCCCAAAACTGGAGCAATTCCAGCACCAACTGGGAGCTATCATGCGTCgcgtgctcccctccctggagaaacacctg gagaaggagggtgtgtgCCTGGAGGACTACACCGCACACTGGTacatccagtgcttcctggatggG GTGCCGTTCCCCCTGGCACTTCGGATGTTCGACATTTACATCCTTGAGGGCGCGCACGTACTCACCGGCATGGTGTACACCGTCCTCAAGGTCCACCGAA AGCGCCTGCTGAAGATGTCCAGGGACCACATCCGggagttcctgcaggtgaccctgaagCAGGCCTGGTCACTGAGCGAGGATGCGGTCATCAGGCAGCTGCGGGCCTCCATGcgtgagctggggaagctccagtgcctcctgcctcccgaag AAAAGCCAACCGAAGATGGCAGCCAGACCCTGCAGGTGCCACCTGGCTCTCAGGAGCGCGCTCCCCCACCAGTGTCCATCAAGACCATCGTTGAGCGCAAAGTCTGTCaccctgctgctgcagctccccAGGAGCCAGCGGAGGCTTCAGCTTCTGTCCCCGGGGAGACCGGTCCTCTCGGATTTGCTGTCCAGGCGGAAACCAAGCAACACACCAAGGAGGAGAAGGGCAGTCGTGGCGAGAGCACCACCCAGCGCCACGGCCAGGGCTCCTCCATGGGGGCCTCAGGGTCAGGGGGCGCCGCCCACCTCTCGGGCCCACAGTGCTCCTGGCTGGACGAGCCAGGCCCCCTCCGGCGCTGGACTTCCCTGACCAAACTCAACGTGACCTTCCAAGATGACTCCGACTCTGAGGACGAGGAGTACTACAGCGGcctggagcagcaggaagaagaccaagaggaggaggaagaggaggaagaccgGGCTGCTGAGTGTCCTGCGTCTCCCTGGCCAAAGCTGCTGCGGGACCTGAGATTCGTCCTGCCCGAGACAATTTTTGAAGAGGACGAGGAGGGAGGCTGTGAAGAGGGTGCCTCCCCAGAGCCCTcgtccccagccctgtctgtgaaGTCCTCAGAGTCTCTGCGTGGCCTGGGCCTCTCGGCCCCACAGAGCTTGCAGAGCAGGGGAGACCTGTCCCGATGGGCGGGCCTCCCAAATCTCAGCCCGCCTGTCAAAGGCGCTAATTTCTGGCCCCTGGAGCTGGGTGGCCAGCAGGgtctcagggcccctcccccacctgcctcagAGCCCCTGGATCCCGGGCCCATGCAGGCTGTAccagccctgggagcagggctgaagACACCCTGCCTGCATGGGAGCCCCATGCACTCTGGGGACAGgctggagcctgcaggagccagctcTGCACTGGGAGACCAGGCGCATGTGCCCAGCCTGGCTCGAGGCCTCCTTGCTGCCCACTCCATGGAGGAGCTGGATGTGTGTGGGCACCTGGATGGGAAGAACAGCCCACCAGGTGTCCAGCTCAGACGGGCCAGAAGCTTAGCCTGTCTAAGCACAGCGGCCTCCCCGATGgacaaggctcctctctggagctcctctccCCCATCCTGA